In Maridesulfovibrio sp., a single genomic region encodes these proteins:
- the alr gene encoding alanine racemase: protein MTIEYNTLEVEIDLQAIRNNYRILCEKGSNVYGVIKADAYGHGLVEVSRALEAEGATTFAVGTIGEGITLRKSGCDKRIISLLGPLNETDCTNAAMFEIIPFIGEFEQLEMLAGIAGKHDGKIKICLKFETGMSRLGFSTDELDKLIGWLKENPAIEPVLASSHLATSDDPAYENYMDGQFARFSHILKTLSESGYDVEASLANSAGILVHDKLHFTAQRGGIALYGANPLKDTKWSSLGDGLKPAMQVSTRIAAVRELKKGQAISYGCTYVAERDMTVAIVCAGYADGYSRHLSNTGEVCINGRRAPILGRVCMQLCIVDVTDIPDVRFGGKAYLLGGEGEGTISPDDLAGWWGTITYEAFCLLGMNPRVFKK, encoded by the coding sequence ATGACTATCGAATACAACACACTTGAAGTGGAAATTGATCTGCAGGCTATCCGCAACAACTACAGAATCCTTTGCGAAAAAGGATCAAATGTCTACGGTGTAATCAAGGCCGATGCATACGGACACGGACTGGTTGAGGTCTCCCGCGCCCTTGAAGCAGAAGGAGCAACCACCTTCGCGGTCGGCACCATCGGCGAAGGGATCACCCTGCGCAAAAGCGGCTGCGACAAGCGCATCATTTCCCTGCTCGGCCCTTTGAACGAAACGGACTGCACCAACGCCGCCATGTTTGAAATAATCCCTTTTATCGGCGAATTCGAGCAGTTGGAAATGCTGGCCGGAATTGCCGGGAAACATGACGGGAAAATCAAAATCTGCCTGAAATTCGAAACAGGAATGTCCAGACTCGGCTTCTCAACGGATGAGCTGGATAAACTGATCGGCTGGCTCAAGGAAAACCCGGCCATAGAACCGGTGCTGGCCAGCTCCCACCTTGCAACATCCGATGATCCGGCTTACGAAAACTACATGGATGGACAGTTTGCGAGATTTTCGCACATACTCAAGACCCTGTCCGAATCCGGATATGATGTGGAAGCCTCGCTGGCCAACTCCGCAGGAATTCTCGTCCACGACAAGCTCCATTTTACGGCCCAGAGGGGCGGCATTGCCCTGTACGGCGCCAACCCGCTGAAAGACACCAAATGGAGTTCGCTCGGAGACGGGCTTAAACCCGCCATGCAGGTCAGCACCAGAATTGCGGCCGTGCGTGAACTCAAGAAGGGACAGGCCATAAGCTACGGCTGCACCTATGTCGCCGAGCGGGACATGACCGTTGCCATTGTCTGCGCAGGCTACGCAGACGGATACAGCAGACATCTTTCCAACACAGGGGAAGTCTGCATAAACGGCAGACGCGCCCCCATACTCGGAAGGGTCTGCATGCAGTTGTGCATCGTGGACGTAACGGACATTCCCGATGTCCGCTTCGGAGGCAAGGCCTACCTGCTGGGAGGCGAAGGCGAAGGAACCATCAGCCCGGACGATCTGGCAGGCTGGTGGGGAACCATTACTTACGAAGCTTTCTGCCTGCTGGGAATGAACCCGCGGGTGTTCAAAAAGTAG